One region of Chryseobacterium muglaense genomic DNA includes:
- a CDS encoding TraG family conjugative transposon ATPase, with translation MATTKKQAFSIPFIGYDYGKDFNWDFDVLFGQYGNPIIGIRIKNIVEQYSADPDSYLNFHTVLNQVVSIIGEGRIVQKLDIFSKKKYTAEQSNQFLQQKYSEHFDGRLFKTIETVLLFTDIVDDKLKKKMKHYHFSDKSYKELRDKCQKVMMLLKQNNCEPEFLFEKDFEYYISGVLSMQFSESPIFDNIKSTNEFLQIGNRFVKNISYVDVENIDLPSEIEPYSVLGGNGAAAETAVDNFSFINELEDYETIVYNQIITIPLQAQQQRELDKKKKKHEGAANNSPSNAIIADEIQTLLHNIAIDGQLVVNAHFSILFSAETLEKMENIQSMIENKLFTKGIIVSKNAYNQLELWRSAIPGNGTELREYDLFMTTSEAALCFFFKESYPVNEESNFYLRFTDRQGVPLKVDPSDLPMKTGRINNRNKFVLGPSGSGKSFLMNNIIEQYLTYNYDVVIVDTGDSYSGTCKYKGGRYIQYTEERPITMNPFLMDQKEFNIEKIEFLTNLIFLIWQGPDSSMSSAQKSILDNVLMSYYHGYFNSGTQWYENKTSEELILYLSKYNIHEDDLFSEYENEAKRQHTYYDILGITFDASSDEIKEAGRKLLKFYHPDKNINNPEYESENFYKVYEAYDTLNDEERRKIYNETQLILIKSNDIIRQPRSAEEWNESFRKAIIRKIKELEEKLVVTELSFNGFYDYCDQFLPIYLNNKKHNIIEKEFNLRTFLFVLKDFYKGGRYGTTLNESADNTLFDESFIVFEIDNVKDNPKLFPIVTLIIMDTFIQKMRLRKDRRKALIIEEAWKAIASKLMGGYILYLYKTVRKFWGEAVVVTQELDDIIGNAVVKDSIINNSDTFILLDQTKFKDNFDKIASLLSLNKVEQNKIFTINNLNNKFGRSRFKEFYLKRGSKGEVYGNEVSLEQYLTYTTEKPEKSAVEYYVHQYGDYDEALRKIVGDLKTFGDSLENLVSLVNLYQNPLDQKINSFYRMMKKKHKGKNVFKVISQELEERQITFSELISKQNYAYENV, from the coding sequence ATGGCAACAACAAAAAAACAGGCATTTAGCATTCCATTTATCGGCTATGATTATGGAAAAGATTTCAATTGGGATTTTGATGTTCTTTTCGGACAATACGGGAATCCTATCATTGGCATAAGGATAAAAAATATTGTAGAACAGTATTCGGCAGACCCGGATAGCTATCTCAATTTCCATACTGTCTTAAATCAGGTGGTATCGATTATTGGAGAAGGAAGAATTGTTCAGAAGCTCGATATTTTCTCCAAGAAAAAATACACCGCTGAACAGTCCAACCAGTTTCTACAGCAGAAATATTCGGAACATTTTGACGGCAGGCTTTTCAAAACCATCGAAACGGTGCTTTTGTTTACAGATATTGTAGATGATAAGCTGAAAAAGAAAATGAAGCATTATCATTTTTCGGATAAAAGCTATAAAGAATTAAGGGATAAATGCCAGAAGGTAATGATGCTTTTGAAACAGAACAATTGTGAACCTGAGTTTTTATTTGAGAAAGATTTTGAATATTACATTTCGGGAGTTCTGTCGATGCAGTTTTCCGAATCTCCAATTTTCGATAACATAAAAAGTACCAACGAATTTTTACAGATTGGAAACAGGTTCGTGAAGAACATCTCTTACGTGGATGTAGAAAATATTGATCTGCCATCAGAAATTGAGCCTTATTCTGTTCTCGGCGGTAACGGTGCGGCAGCTGAAACGGCGGTTGATAATTTTAGTTTTATCAATGAACTGGAAGACTACGAAACGATTGTCTATAACCAGATCATTACCATTCCGCTTCAGGCACAACAGCAAAGGGAGCTGGATAAAAAGAAGAAGAAGCACGAAGGGGCAGCCAATAATTCTCCTTCCAATGCGATCATAGCAGACGAGATTCAGACCCTGCTTCATAATATTGCCATTGATGGACAACTCGTTGTGAACGCTCATTTTTCCATCCTTTTTTCAGCAGAAACACTCGAGAAAATGGAAAATATTCAGTCGATGATAGAAAATAAATTATTCACAAAAGGAATCATTGTTTCTAAAAATGCCTACAACCAACTCGAACTCTGGCGATCAGCCATTCCGGGTAATGGCACCGAACTGAGGGAATACGATCTATTTATGACGACAAGCGAAGCGGCCTTGTGTTTTTTTTTTAAAGAAAGTTACCCCGTCAATGAAGAATCCAATTTCTACCTGAGATTTACAGACAGACAAGGCGTTCCGCTAAAAGTAGATCCTTCGGATTTACCGATGAAAACAGGAAGAATAAACAACAGAAATAAGTTCGTTCTCGGACCTAGTGGGTCAGGCAAGAGTTTTTTAATGAACAATATTATCGAGCAGTATTTGACTTACAATTATGATGTAGTGATTGTTGATACAGGAGATTCTTATTCAGGAACCTGCAAATATAAAGGAGGAAGATACATCCAATACACCGAAGAAAGACCAATCACGATGAATCCTTTTCTGATGGATCAAAAAGAATTTAATATCGAAAAAATAGAATTTTTAACCAATTTGATCTTTCTGATCTGGCAAGGTCCGGATTCTTCAATGTCATCAGCACAAAAATCCATTTTAGACAATGTGTTGATGTCATATTACCACGGTTATTTCAACTCGGGAACACAGTGGTATGAAAACAAAACTTCCGAAGAACTCATTCTATATCTGAGTAAATATAACATTCACGAAGATGATCTTTTTTCTGAATATGAAAACGAAGCCAAAAGACAGCATACTTACTATGACATTTTGGGAATTACTTTCGATGCCAGTTCCGATGAAATAAAGGAAGCGGGAAGAAAATTATTGAAATTTTATCATCCCGACAAGAACATCAATAACCCGGAATATGAAAGCGAAAATTTCTATAAAGTGTATGAAGCGTATGACACTTTGAACGATGAAGAAAGAAGGAAAATATACAATGAAACGCAGTTGATTTTAATCAAGTCGAATGACATCATCAGGCAACCCAGATCAGCTGAAGAATGGAATGAATCCTTTAGAAAAGCCATCATCAGGAAAATCAAAGAATTAGAAGAAAAGCTGGTTGTAACAGAACTTTCGTTCAATGGGTTTTATGATTATTGCGATCAATTTCTTCCTATTTACCTGAATAATAAGAAACATAATATTATAGAGAAAGAGTTTAATCTTCGCACCTTTTTATTTGTACTGAAAGATTTTTACAAAGGCGGAAGGTACGGAACCACTTTAAATGAAAGTGCAGATAATACGCTGTTCGATGAATCTTTCATTGTTTTTGAAATTGATAACGTAAAGGACAATCCCAAACTGTTTCCGATAGTAACGCTCATTATTATGGACACTTTTATTCAGAAAATGCGCCTTAGAAAAGACCGCAGAAAAGCCTTAATAATTGAAGAAGCTTGGAAGGCTATTGCCAGTAAATTGATGGGTGGATACATTCTTTATTTGTATAAAACGGTGAGGAAATTTTGGGGAGAAGCGGTGGTCGTAACACAGGAACTGGATGACATTATTGGAAATGCAGTGGTTAAAGATTCCATCATCAATAATTCGGACACGTTCATTTTGCTTGACCAAACGAAGTTCAAAGACAACTTTGATAAAATCGCTTCATTGCTATCGCTCAATAAAGTAGAGCAAAACAAGATTTTTACCATCAACAATCTCAACAACAAATTCGGGCGAAGTCGTTTTAAAGAATTTTACCTGAAAAGAGGTTCAAAAGGAGAGGTCTATGGAAATGAAGTTTCATTGGAGCAATATCTCACCTACACTACAGAAAAACCGGAAAAATCGGCAGTTGAATATTATGTGCACCAATACGGAGACTATGATGAAGCGTTGCGCAAAATAGTTGGTGATTTAAAAACCTTCGGAGACAGTCTGGAAAACCTAGTGTCACTGGTGAACTTATATCAAAATCCTTTGGATCAAAAAATCAATTCTTTTTACAGAATGATGAAAAAAAAACACAAAGGGAAGAATGTTTTCAAAGTCATCTCACAGGAACTAGAAGAGCGTCAAATCACCTTTTCAGAATTAATCAGTAAACAAAATTACGCTTATGAAAACGTTTAA
- the traK gene encoding conjugative transposon protein TraK has product MLIKNIEQRIKINKVISISTIAFAVFIVIAGFFFAYRMIEDSRKSIYILDNGVPVLAKQTDVLLNRPVEYKAQIELFHRLFFTLAPDDTYIKDNIQKSLYLIDDSGKKEYTNLKEKGFYNQIIASSSMVSIHTDSVTLSMEQKKFSFFGKQMITRKSSVITRKLITEGFFEDIIRSPNNPHGVILKNWRIINNEELSNQNKNSY; this is encoded by the coding sequence ATGCTTATCAAAAATATAGAACAAAGAATTAAAATTAACAAGGTTATTTCAATCTCAACTATTGCTTTTGCTGTTTTTATTGTCATTGCAGGATTTTTCTTTGCGTACAGAATGATCGAGGATTCCAGAAAATCAATTTACATCTTAGACAATGGTGTTCCTGTTCTGGCAAAGCAGACAGATGTCTTGTTGAACCGACCTGTTGAATACAAAGCTCAAATTGAATTATTCCACCGATTGTTTTTCACACTCGCTCCCGATGATACTTATATCAAGGATAATATCCAAAAGTCATTATACTTAATCGATGACAGCGGAAAAAAAGAATATACCAACTTAAAGGAAAAGGGATTTTATAATCAGATCATCGCTTCCAGTTCAATGGTCAGTATCCATACCGATTCAGTCACGCTTAGTATGGAACAAAAGAAATTTAGCTTTTTTGGGAAACAGATGATCACCAGAAAATCTTCTGTCATCACCAGGAAGCTCATCACTGAAGGTTTTTTTGAAGACATCATTAGAAGCCCCAATAATCCTCACGGTGTGATTCTTAAAAACTGGAGGATCATCAATAACGAAGAACTTTCCAATCAAAATAAAAACTCTTACTAA